GACCTGAGGTCGTGCGGCTCTGTCATACATGGCGGCTCCACATGTCAGCCTGTCCGGCGTTTGAGGACCGGGGTCCGGGGCGGAGCCCCGGTAACGGGAAGGGGCGGGGCTGGGGAAGAGAACCCCGCACGGCCACCGCCTCCTACCGCACCTGATCCACCGTCAATACCTCCGTGATCCCCCGACCGGCCAGATACCCGAGGTCCCCCGCCCGCTGCGAGAGCACCGAAGCCGGCCGCCCCCCGCCGGAGGCAAGCCGCATCCACGCCTCGAAATACGCGCCCCCCGGCGAGCACACCGAGCGGTAGGGCGCGCCCTCCTCCGCACCCGCGTCCACGACCAGGGCGGTCCGGCGGGGTTCCGCGGGGCGGCCGCTCCCGAGCCAGGTGCGGATGATCCTGGCGATCACCTCACCGGCGGGTTTGATCCGGCGGTCGTTGGTGAACAGTCCGAGGCCGTATTCCAGCTCGGGGAAGTCCGCCAGCGCGCGGTCCACATCGTGCGAGCACCACCAGGTGATGCCCCAGAGGTCCGGGCAGTCCAGCGCGTTGCGGACGGTCGCCTCGGTGAAGGCGGCCGCGTGGCCGGGCGGGACGTGCGGTGCGGGCGCGCCGACCTCCTGGAGCCAGACCGGCCGGGCGGGGTCCACCGCCCAGGCCTTGGACAGCTCGATGAGATACGCGGCGTGCTGCTCGGTGGCCGTCCCGGCGTGGCCGTGGCGCTGTGCGGTGCCGTTGAAGACCCAGGAGTGCACGGCGGTCATCGCACCGAGGCGGGCCGAGTGGGCGGGGGTGAAGGGGTGCGCGCCGTCGTACCAGGCGGCGTCGTACGAGGCGTGCAGATGGGGCCGGCCGGGCGCGCCCTTCTCGCAGGCGTCGAGCATCCGCCGCAGCCAGTGGCCCGCCTGGACGGGGTCGGCCCGGTCGGGGTCCGGGTGCGGGTCACCGGAGAACTGATTGATCTCGTTGCCGACCGTCATCCCCAGGAAGTGGGGCCGGTCGGCGAGGGCGGCGGCGAGCACCCGCAGATACTCCGCCTGCGCCTCGATCACGTCCGGGTCGGTGAACAGGTTCCGGCGGTGCCAGGTCGTCGTCCAGGCGGGCAGGAAGTCGAAGCTGGAGAGGTGGCCCTGCAGCCCGTCGACGTTGACGTCGAGCCCGCGCTCGCCGGCCGCGTCCACGAGCCGGACCAGCTGCTCGACCGCCTTCGGCCGGATCAGGGTGCGATTGGGCTGGAAGACCGGCCAGAGCGGGAAGACCCGGATGTGGTCCAGACCGAGGGCGGCGATCTGGTCCAGGTCGGCCCGGATGTCGTCGAGGTCGAAGTCGAGCCAGTGGTGGAACCAGCCCCGGGAGGGCGTGTAGTTGACGCCGAAGCGCATACGGATGTCCCTTCGGGCGGGAGAGCGTGGTCAGCCCTTGACGGCGCCTTCGCCGACCCCGCGGAAGAAGTACCGCTGGAGACAGGCGAACATCACCAGGAGCGGGGCGACCGCGATGACGGTGCCGGCGGCGACCAGCCGCGGATTCTGCTGGAACGTGCCGTGCAGGAAGTTCAGGCCGACGGTCAGCGTGAAGTTGTCCGAGTCGGAGAGGACGATCAGCGGCCACAGGAAGTCGTCCCACGCCCCCATGAAGGCGAAGATCGCGACGACGGCGAGGGTGCCCCGGACCGACGGCAGGGCGACGCGGACGAACCGCTGCCAGACGTTAGCCCCGTCGATGACGGCCGCTTCCTCGATCTCGTAGGGGAGGTTCGCGAAGGCGTTGCGCATCAGCAGCACATTGAGCGCGCCGATGGCACCGGGCAGCACGACGGCGATCAGGGTGTCGTTGAGCTGGAGGTCGCGCATCATGGTGAACTGTGCGATGACGATGGACTCCAGGGGTACCAGCAGCGCCGCCACGAAGGCGAGCCCCGCGATCCTGCGGCCCCGGAACCGCAGCCGGGCCAGCGCGTATCCGGCCAGCGAGGCGCCGACGACATTGGTGACGACGTTCGCGGCCGCGACCTGCAGCGAGTTCAGGGCGTAGCGCCAGACCGGGATGATGTCCGCCACGCCGGCGTAGTTGTCCAGGGTCGGTTGCTCGGGGAGGAGGTTCGGCGGATAGGCGTAGATGTCCTCGGT
The window above is part of the Streptomyces syringium genome. Proteins encoded here:
- a CDS encoding glycoside hydrolase 5 family protein; translation: MRFGVNYTPSRGWFHHWLDFDLDDIRADLDQIAALGLDHIRVFPLWPVFQPNRTLIRPKAVEQLVRLVDAAGERGLDVNVDGLQGHLSSFDFLPAWTTTWHRRNLFTDPDVIEAQAEYLRVLAAALADRPHFLGMTVGNEINQFSGDPHPDPDRADPVQAGHWLRRMLDACEKGAPGRPHLHASYDAAWYDGAHPFTPAHSARLGAMTAVHSWVFNGTAQRHGHAGTATEQHAAYLIELSKAWAVDPARPVWLQEVGAPAPHVPPGHAAAFTEATVRNALDCPDLWGITWWCSHDVDRALADFPELEYGLGLFTNDRRIKPAGEVIARIIRTWLGSGRPAEPRRTALVVDAGAEEGAPYRSVCSPGGAYFEAWMRLASGGGRPASVLSQRAGDLGYLAGRGITEVLTVDQVR
- a CDS encoding carbohydrate ABC transporter permease, with product MTTRTSAWEKALRYLLMLGVLAVTVGPFLWQLSTSLKSTTEDIYAYPPNLLPEQPTLDNYAGVADIIPVWRYALNSLQVAAANVVTNVVGASLAGYALARLRFRGRRIAGLAFVAALLVPLESIVIAQFTMMRDLQLNDTLIAVVLPGAIGALNVLLMRNAFANLPYEIEEAAVIDGANVWQRFVRVALPSVRGTLAVVAIFAFMGAWDDFLWPLIVLSDSDNFTLTVGLNFLHGTFQQNPRLVAAGTVIAVAPLLVMFACLQRYFFRGVGEGAVKG